AGATGGCTCGGTGGCATCACTCGCCTAGCGACTACTCGCCGCGTTCGAGTCGCGCGCCGATGCGCTCGGGGAGGCCCGCGTCGTGGACCGCCTCCTGCACCGCGTCGACGTCGTACTCGACGCGGCGTTCGTCGATCGTCATCGCGTCCAGGTCCAGGAGCGCGTACGCCGCCCGCGGGTCGCCGTCGCGGGGCTGCCCGACGCTCCCGGGGTTCATCACGATGCCGTCGCCGTACTTCTCGTGGTGCTGGACGTGCGTGTGGCCCATGACGAGGACGTCCTCGTCGTCGAGGAGGCGCGGCGAGAACTCGTGGGGTCGCGTGTAGTGGTCGGGGTCGTCGGGATGGCCGTGGACGATCTTCACTCGACCGCCGGCGGCGAGGCGTTCCTCGGGGAGTTCCGCGAGGTACTCGAAGTGCTCGTCGTCGAGGACGTCGCGCGCGTACTCGACGCCAGCGTTCGCCATGCTGTTGAAGCCGAATCCAGAGTCTCGGACGACCGCGCGGTCGTGGTTCCCCATGACCGCCGTCGCGCCCTCGCGTCGAACGGCGTCGACGCACTCCCCCGGCCACGGCCCGTACCCGACGACGTCGCCCGCACAGAGTACGCCAGCGACGCGCGGCACGTCCTCGAGCACCGCATCGAGCGCGACGCGGTTCCCGTGGACGTCCGAGATGACGGCGACTTGCATACCCCGCCACTACGACGGGTTCGGGTTTCAGTCTCCCGGTGACAGTTCATGCAAGCACGTCGCTGCAGCCCAGTCAGCGCGCAAGCTGAGCGCTCCGCACCCAGACTGGAGGTAGTTTCTTCCCGTCGGCGAGCGCGTCTCTAGCCGATGACCGACGACGACTTCGCTCCGGCCGCCGTCTCGCACGAGAACGTCATGACCGTCGCGGACGACCGGTTCGCGCCCGGGAACGTCGCAATCGTCACCGGTGCCGCGTCGGGCATCGGACGCGCGACGGCGGTCGCGCTCGCCGCGAACGGCCTGACGGTGCTCGCGACCGACCTCGACGAGGACGGTCTCGCCGACGCCGTCGAGCGCGCCGACGAGATCGGCGTCGACGGGTCGGTCGAGACCCACGAGGCGGACCTGACGAACGACGACGACATTGAGGGGATCGTCGACGCCGCCGCCGAACTCGGCGACGTGCGGTTCGTCGCGAACATCGCGGGCCTCCAGCACATCGACCCGATCGACGAGTTCCCCGTCGAGAAGTTCGACCTCATGCACCAAGTCATGCTCCGTGCGCCGTTCCTCCTCGCGAAGCACGCGATGCCGCACATCCGCGAGAGCGGGTCGGAAGCAGCGGGAACGAGCGGGACCGGCGCGATCGGGAACATGGCGAGCATTCACGGCCACACCGCGACCGAGGACAAGGCCGCGTACATCTCCGCGAAGTTCGGCCTCCGGGGGCTCACGCAGGCGATCGCGGCCGAAGGCGACGGCACCCTCCGCGCGTTCTCGGTGTCGACGGGGTACGTGAAGACGCCGCTCGTCACCGAGCAGATCCCCGACACCGCCGCAGAACGCGGCATCAGCGAACAGGAGGTCGTGGAGGACGTCATGCTCGGCGACGCGAAGGTCAAGGAGATGATGGAACCCGTCGAGGTCGCGAACCTCTTCGTCCTCGGGTTCAGCGAGCACGCCCGCCACCTCGACGGCGGCGACCTCACGTGGGACGGCGGCCACCTCTACACGTACTGATGGCGGACGAACCGGCCGCCCAGGACGTGGAAGCGGACGAATCAGTCGAAGACAGATCGAGCGAAGACGACCCCGGTGCGACGCGCGTCGCCATCGCGTGCCAGGGCGGCGGCAGCCACACCGCGTTCACCGCGGGCGCGCTCCAGTCGCTGCTCGCGGACGCGGAGACGAACGTCGTCGGGCTCTCGGGGACGAGCGGCGGCGCGATCTGCGCGACCGCGGCGTGGTACGGACTCCTCGCCGAGGACGAGACGCCAGCGAGCGTCCTCGACGCCGTCTGGACGGACGTCGCCGCTCGCTCGCCGCTCGACCGCGCGCTGAACGCGTGGACGGTCTGGGGGAGTACGATCGAAGCGTCGGGGTTCCCGACGCCGAGCGTGAGTCCGTACCATAACCCTGCGGCCGGTATCGCCCAGAAGCACCTCCGGCGTGCGCTCGCCGACAACGTCGACTTCGACCGGTTCGCCGACCTCGCCACCGAGGACGCACCACGGCTCGTCGTCGGTACCGTCGACGTCGAAGGCGGCGCGTTCGAGACGTTCGCCGACGGTGACGTCACCGCCGACGCCGTCCTCGCCTCGACCGCCATCCCCGAACTCTTCCCCGGCGTCGAGATCGACGGACACGTCCACTGGGACGGAGTCTTCTCGCACAACCCGCCGATCAACGCCCTGATGAACGTCGACCGGGAGCGCAAGCCCGAGGAGCTCTGGATCGTCCAGATCAACCCCGACGGCGCCAGCGAGAACCCGACGTCGCTCCGCGAGATACAGGACCGCCGGAACGAACTCGCCGGGAACCTCTCCCTCAATCAGCAACTGCACCTCGTCCGGCGCGTCAACGACTGGCTCGACGCCGGCCACCTCCCGGAGAGCGACTTCCAGACCGTGAAGATCCGCCGCATGGAACTCGACCGCGACCTGTCGTACGCGACGAAGCTCGACCGCGACGCCGACTTCCTCGACGACCTCCGCGACCTCGGCGCCGACGCCGCCGCCGAGTTCTGCGACCGCCGAGAGGCTGGGGACGTCGACGAGCACTTCCACGTCGACGCCACCGCGATACACGACGCTCACGCCGACGACGACTGACTACGTCAGTCTGGCAACCGGACGCAGTCGGTGACGACGACTGACGCGGTCCGTGACCGCTCGGACCGCCAGCCGACGCTCAGCCGTTGTGAACCGCGGTCTCGAACCCGTCGCCGTCGCGCGAGACGCCGGCCGCGCAGACCGCGTGCTCGAACTCGAGGTCGTACGCGTCACGGGCCGCACTCGCCGCGTCCGCCGCGTCGAACGCGAACGCCTCCGGTGCGTCCCTCTCGTAGGTCGCGACGATCGTCGACTCCTCGACCGCCCGCACCAGCACGGCGTCCCGACGCACGATCCCGACGTACGCGTCGCCTGCGTCGTCGAGCACGCCCGCGACGCGCGGTGTGTCGTAGTCGTCCTTCTCGAAGTCCAGCGCCAGCAGCACGGACGCCAGCGCGTCCCGCGCCGGATACCCGAGGTCGAGCTTCTCCACGACCGGATCGACGTGCGAGCCGTTCCCCAGCACCGCTTGCGCGCCGTCTGTCGTCGTCCGCACGCAGTTGTACTCCACGTAGGGGTTGTCCGTCTCCTCGGCGTCCGCCGTCGGCCCCACCGTCAACGCCGCGTCGCGCTCGCGGATCTCCCGGTTCGGGAACGACCGCGAGGACACTCGATACGCCGCCACGTCCGGACCGACGACAACGAACCGTCCCACGTACATACACGACCGTGCGCAACTATCGACCTAATAGGCGTCGATATGTGCACGAACGAGCGTCGCTGGATGATTTTGCCGCGTGACAGTTCCACTCAGAAGCGCCATCCTACTCTACTTTCACTCCACCCGGCCACCTTTATTACGAATAAAATAGAACGAATACTATGGCCGACGAAGCCGACTGCGTCACCGCGCTCCGCGAAGCCGCCCACCGCCTCGGCGAGTCCCCGACCAGAGCACAGTACGACGAACTCGGGCTTACACCAGCTGGACCTACGATCCAACGTACCTTCGGCGGCTGGAACGCCGCCAAACGAGCGGCAGACCTCGAAACGTACGACCAGGGTGGGGGTGCGGATCCGACACCTGACCCGAAACCGGACGACGTCACGTTGCCCGACGGCGTGGAGTGGGTGTCGCTGACTGCAAACCAGCGCTGGTACTACAAGAACCGTGAGTACGACATCGAACGGCGCGAAGAGCGCCGGCAGGAACTCCAGGCGTGGGTTCGCGAGCAGAAGGCGGAAAGCGACGGCTGCGAACGGTGCGAGGAAGCCCACCCTGCGACACTCGAGTACCACCACCCCGGGGAGAAGTTCAAATCGATCTCACGCATGGTGAGGGACGGGCACTCGCGGGATCGTATGCTCAAGGAGATGTCGCGATGCGAACTTCTCTGTGCGAACTGTCACCGAAAGCTCCACGACGAAGCGCTAGAGAGCGCCTGAGGGCTCGCCCCTCTGTCGGTTCGATGCGACAGGCATAAATATACGCCTGCACCTACGTTGATCCGTAGTCCCATGGGGTAGCGGCCAATCCTGAAGCCTTCTGGGGGCTTCGACCGCAGTTCGAATCTGCGTGGGACTACTTCTCGCCGTTCGATACGAACCACTACGCCGTCGTGCGTTTCTCCAGTCGAAACGAAGGGGTCTAGCGGTGGGTTCGGGTTGGTCGAGTGGTCAGTCCTGGGCGTGGTCCATGAGGCACGGGATCGAGCAGTAGTAGTGCCGTATCTGTTGGGTTTCGCCCTTGTACTCCATGGGTTTCACGACCTGGACGTGCGTGTCTTCTTGGTCGTCGATGTCGGCCATGCAGACGTTGCATTGCGGCATTGGTGGATCCCCCCTTGTGGGCTGCTAACTGGATACGTACGATATGGTGTCAGGGGTTATCGGTTTATCGGCCCGACACGTCGCCATCCTCGGCTTCTGAGCCGTCTACGGCCTGTTCTTCCAGGGTGTACGCGCCGCGTTTCTCGAGGCGGCCGCGTTCGCGGAGGACGCTCGGCGTCCGGCAGACGCCACGTTCGCCGGTGGCTTGTGGGACGGTGCAGTTGTTGCAGGACTCGCAGACGACGTGGACGTCGGGGGTGACGTGGTCGCGGTCGGGGGCGTCGAGGAGGCGGGCGGCGAGGCGGGGTTCGGCGTAGAACGGGCGGGCCATGCCGACGGCGTCCGCTGCTGGAGGGTCGCTGGAGTCGCCGTCGGACCCGAGCAGGCGGTCCATCTCGCCGCGCTCGCGGACGCCGCCCTCGCAGAGGACGGGGACGTCGACGCGGTTGCGGACGCGCCGGCAGAAGTCGGCGTTCCACGGCGCGTCGAAGTCCATGCGGCGGGCTTGGAGGCGGTTGAGGGCGCGAACCGAGAGTGCGCGCCATCGGCTCCCGAACGCGTCGGCGTACGCGTCCTGGAGCGAGTCGTCGGTCCACGCGCGCTTCGGGTAGGCGCCGCGGACGATGCTCATGTCCCAGAAGACGTTCGTCTGGACGGGTACCACGGCGTCGTACCCGTAGTCGGCGAGGCGCTCGGCGAGTGCGACGCCGTCCCGAAGGTCGAGGTGCCGGGGGACGAGCCGCGGAGCGGGCGTCTCGGCGGGGACCTTCGTGACGACGGGGACGTCACCGGCCCGGGACCGGATCTCGTCGAGGACGAGCTCGAAGAACGCGCCGCGGTCGCCGAAGCGGTCGTCGCGGCGGTTGTAGAACGGCGTCGCGAACTGGTGGAGGAGTCCCATGTTGGCGCCGGCGAGGTGGATGCCGTCGTAGCCGGCGTCCGCGCACCGTCGCGCCGCCTGGCCGAAGTCCGCCGCCAGTTCCTTGACTTCGCTCGTGGTCATGACGTGGGGGTCGTAGTCGAGGAAGCCGACGCGATCGAGCGCGCGAAGCTGCCAGGGCGGCTGGGAGACCGCGAGCTGGCGGAGGTCGGGGTGCTCGCGTCGGTAGTCGGCGTGCCAGGTCTCCATCGACCGGAGGCCGCCGTGCTCGAGCTGGACGAAGATCTTCGCGCCGTGGTCGTGGATGGCGTCGGTGAGTGCGGCGAGGCGCGAGACGAAGTCGTCGTCGTGGACGCGCGTCATCCCGGGCGCGGCGCAGCCGCCGTCGCCGCGGACGATGGTCGCGCCCTGGAAGACGAGGCCGACGCCGCTCGCCGCCGCGGGTTCCAGGTCCGCGATCAGCGTCTCGACGGCGTCCGGGCCGTTCCCCGCGCACTCCAGTAGCGGCGCGCGATAGAGGCGGTTTGGGACGGTGACGCTCCCTATTTCGAGGGAGTCCTCGAGTTGCGCGCCCATAGGTACTCCTTCGAGTGCGGTCGGGTGAAGGTTACGCCGCCGTCGCTCGCGGCCGGAACCGTTCGACTCGTCGTCCGCTCCGCAGCGTCGCGAGGCGGTCAGTGGTCGATCGACAGCAGGACGACGCGCTCGCGGACGAGGTCGGCGAGGGGGGCGTCGGTTGCTGTCAGTTCGCGGTCGCCGACGTCGAAGAACTCGCGGACGCGCTCGCGGTCGGTCGCCGCGAACGTCTCGCCCGCGTCGAGCGACTGCGGCGCGTCGAGGAGGTCCGCGACTGCGGTCGCGCACTCGCGTTCGGCGTCGCGCTCTTCCCGGGCCGTGTCGCTGTCGTTCTGGCCCGTGTCGCGCTCGTCGAGGGGCGCGTCGGGGAAGTCGGTCGCGACGACGACCGCGACATCGTGCTCGCCCTCGCTGACGCCCATCGCGAGCGCGCGGTCGATCTGGCGGCGGCCGGCGGCGTACAGGAGCACCTCGACGGCGGGGTCCCGGGCGATGGCGTCCCCGCGGCGGTGGGCGCGAGCGGCGTACCGGAGCGCGGTCGCGAGGTGCTCGCGCCCGGCGACGTAGCGGGCGTCGAACGCCTGCACGACGCAGTCGTGGGCGTCGCCGACGTCGCCGAGCGCGGCGACGAATCCGTCGAGGTCGTCGACGACCGTGGTTCCCTCGACGACGCGCATCAGAAGTCACCCAGGCTCGCCTGATCGTCGTCGTTCCCGTCGTCGCTCGAACTGCTCGCGCTCTCGCTACTGGCGCCGCTCGCAGTCGTCGCCGCGACGACCTCGTCGGGGGCGTCGTCGACGCTGACGTCGTCCATCGACGCGTCCTGCCGGCCGGCGTTCTCGAGGACGGTCTCGGCGGTCTTCTCGCGGCCGTCGAGCGCGGCGAGCACCGTCGCCTTCGGCGCCTCTCGGAGGTCCGCGCGCGTCTCGATGCCCGCGTCGAACAGCCGCCGCGCGCGCTTCCGCCCGACCTCGCGGACGCCCACGAGGTCCAGGAGTTCCTCCCGTACGCCGTCCTCCACGCGCTTTCTCGCCTCGCGGACGCCGACGACGACGTCCCCGCCGAGGTCCAGTTCCGTCGCGAGCGACTCCGCCGCCCCCAGCAGCCACTCCGCGGTCTCGGTCTTCCCACGGACGTCGCCGGGGCCGACGCCGTAGCGCTGCGTGATCGTATCCTCGTCGAGTTCGCTCGCCCAGTCCTCCATGAGTCGCGCCGTCTTCAGTGCACTCAGCCAGTCCTCGAAGCGCGCGTCCTCGAACTCGCTCGGTGCGGGGCCGAGGAACTCCTGCTCGCGCTCGTAGAACTCCTCCGTGTACTGCTCGCGGTCCCCGGACTTCAGGTAGAGCTGGTACATGTCCGGCGTCCGACTCACGAGGTGGAACAGGGCGAGCGCGGTCGGCTTCCCATCGGCCGCTTTGAGGCCGTCGACGATCTCCGCGGCGCTCATCGGGTCGAGGTAGAGTCGAGAGACGGTGTGTCCGAGGCCGGTCGCGGCAAGTTCGTCGCCGTCCCGCGTCACGAAGTCGTTCGTCTCGAGGTAGCGCAGGACGTCGTCGAGCAGCGCCTCCAGTCGGTTCGGGTCCTCCTCCTGGACCGCGTACAGGGTCTCGCGGAGGAACTCGAGGAGCGCGCTCCGCGAGCGCGCGAACCCGCTCGCTACGGTGGAGAGGACGTGCATCCGCAAGGCGGGTTCGGCGACGAGCTTCGACCGGAGCTCCTCGGGGTCGGCGCGCACGTACTCCTCGCTGAGTCGTTCGAGGTCCTCGTGGCTCTTCGCGAGCAACACCGCTTCGCCGTAGGGGTCGAGGCCGGGCCGTCCAGCGCGCCCCATCATCTGGTGGACCTCCAGTACCGGAAGGGGCTCCATGCCGCTGCCGGTATAGCGCTGCCAGTCCCGGACGACGACGCGGCGCGCGGGCGTGTTCACGCCCGCTGCCAGGGTCGGCGTCGCGCTCACCGCCTTGAGCGTCCGTGCGCGGAAGGCGTCCTCGACCAGGCTCCGGTGCTCGCTCGCCAGTCCCGCGTGGTGGAACGCCGCCCCGTTGGCGACCGCGTCCGCGAGGTCGTCGCTCGTCTCCGTGTCGCTCACGTCCCGGATATCCGCGGCCAGTTCCTCGCAGCGCTCGCGCTCGTCGTCGGTGAGGAACGGCGCGACGGTGTCGCCGAGGCGACGCGCAGCGGCCTCGGCGTTCCGCCGCGAGTTCACGAACACGAGCGACGACCCGCCGTCTTCCAAAGCGTCGCGGACCAGCGCCATCTCCGCCTTCTCGCCGCTGCGTACGCGAACCTCGCGCTCCTCGTCGTCGCCGTCGAAGTGCAGCGCCGACCCGTAGTGCACGCCCTTCTTCAGCTCGATCGGCCGCCAGTCCGAGTCCACGAGTTCGGCGTCCAGCCACTCCGCGACCACGTCCGCGTTCCCGACGGTCGCCGACAGCGCGACCACCTGAAGGTCGCTCGTCAACTGGCGGAGCTTCGCGAGCGTCACCTCCAGCGTCGGCCCGCGCTCGCGGTCGTCCACGAGGTGGACCTCGTCCGCGACCACGCACGAGACGTCCCCGAGCCAGCTGGCGTTGTTCCGCACGAGCGAGTCCACCTTCTCGCTCGTCGCGACGACGACGTCCTTCTCGGCGAGCCACTCGCTCGTCCCCTCGTAGTTCCCCGTCGACACCCCGATGTCGACGCCGAACGCCTCGAACTCGCGGAACTCCTCGGCCTTCTCGCTCGCGAGCGCCCGCAGCGGCACGATGTACAGCGCCGTCCCGCCCTCGGCGACCTTCGACAGCATCGCCATCTGCGCGACGAGCGTCTTCCCGCTCGCCGTCGGCACGCTCGCCACCACGTTCGCGCCCTCGGTGACGCCCGCCTCCACGGCCTCGCTCTGGGGCGGGTACAGCTCCTCGATGCCGTCGTCGTGCAGTTGCTCGCGGAAGGCATCGGGGAGGTTCGGCACGTCGGCGACCTTCATTGCACTTCGCTTGGTGCCTCCCCCGGTTTAAATTGTCGTCCGAGCGTCGGTGCGGGCCCCCGCCACGACCGACGGGTTACAGCCCGCCGAAGAGGCGAGCGCTCGCGAGCGCGCCGACGACGCCGCCGACGAGCGGCGCGTACGCGACGGGCGCGAGGACGGCGGTGACGAGGGCGACGACGACGCCGACGAGGTACACGTCGAACCACGGCGGGTCGCCGTCGTTGACCGCGGCGTACGTCACCTCCGGGGCGGCCGTCGGCGCGAACCCGGGGCCGATGTCGTTTTTCACCTCGCCCGTGGTCACCTCCTGGAGGCGGTAGACGCGGTACGTCAGGAAGGCCGTGAATCCCGCGAGGAACAGCCCCAGGAGCGTGCCGACGAGCACGCCCGCGTAGAACGTCCCCGCGACCTCGCTGGCGAGGACGACGACGCCCGTGATCGCCGGTGGGGCCGCGACGACCGTGATGCCGCTGAC
The Halorubellus sp. JP-L1 DNA segment above includes these coding regions:
- a CDS encoding metallophosphoesterase, which gives rise to MQVAVISDVHGNRVALDAVLEDVPRVAGVLCAGDVVGYGPWPGECVDAVRREGATAVMGNHDRAVVRDSGFGFNSMANAGVEYARDVLDDEHFEYLAELPEERLAAGGRVKIVHGHPDDPDHYTRPHEFSPRLLDDEDVLVMGHTHVQHHEKYGDGIVMNPGSVGQPRDGDPRAAYALLDLDAMTIDERRVEYDVDAVQEAVHDAGLPERIGARLERGE
- a CDS encoding SDR family oxidoreductase; protein product: MTDDDFAPAAVSHENVMTVADDRFAPGNVAIVTGAASGIGRATAVALAANGLTVLATDLDEDGLADAVERADEIGVDGSVETHEADLTNDDDIEGIVDAAAELGDVRFVANIAGLQHIDPIDEFPVEKFDLMHQVMLRAPFLLAKHAMPHIRESGSEAAGTSGTGAIGNMASIHGHTATEDKAAYISAKFGLRGLTQAIAAEGDGTLRAFSVSTGYVKTPLVTEQIPDTAAERGISEQEVVEDVMLGDAKVKEMMEPVEVANLFVLGFSEHARHLDGGDLTWDGGHLYTY
- a CDS encoding patatin-like phospholipase family protein, translated to MADEPAAQDVEADESVEDRSSEDDPGATRVAIACQGGGSHTAFTAGALQSLLADAETNVVGLSGTSGGAICATAAWYGLLAEDETPASVLDAVWTDVAARSPLDRALNAWTVWGSTIEASGFPTPSVSPYHNPAAGIAQKHLRRALADNVDFDRFADLATEDAPRLVVGTVDVEGGAFETFADGDVTADAVLASTAIPELFPGVEIDGHVHWDGVFSHNPPINALMNVDRERKPEELWIVQINPDGASENPTSLREIQDRRNELAGNLSLNQQLHLVRRVNDWLDAGHLPESDFQTVKIRRMELDRDLSYATKLDRDADFLDDLRDLGADAAAEFCDRREAGDVDEHFHVDATAIHDAHADDD
- a CDS encoding IMP cyclohydrolase, with translation MYVGRFVVVGPDVAAYRVSSRSFPNREIRERDAALTVGPTADAEETDNPYVEYNCVRTTTDGAQAVLGNGSHVDPVVEKLDLGYPARDALASVLLALDFEKDDYDTPRVAGVLDDAGDAYVGIVRRDAVLVRAVEESTIVATYERDAPEAFAFDAADAASAARDAYDLEFEHAVCAAGVSRDGDGFETAVHNG
- a CDS encoding homing endonuclease associated repeat-containing protein, with the translated sequence MADEADCVTALREAAHRLGESPTRAQYDELGLTPAGPTIQRTFGGWNAAKRAADLETYDQGGGADPTPDPKPDDVTLPDGVEWVSLTANQRWYYKNREYDIERREERRQELQAWVREQKAESDGCERCEEAHPATLEYHHPGEKFKSISRMVRDGHSRDRMLKEMSRCELLCANCHRKLHDEALESA
- a CDS encoding NADH:flavin oxidoreductase gives rise to the protein MGAQLEDSLEIGSVTVPNRLYRAPLLECAGNGPDAVETLIADLEPAAASGVGLVFQGATIVRGDGGCAAPGMTRVHDDDFVSRLAALTDAIHDHGAKIFVQLEHGGLRSMETWHADYRREHPDLRQLAVSQPPWQLRALDRVGFLDYDPHVMTTSEVKELAADFGQAARRCADAGYDGIHLAGANMGLLHQFATPFYNRRDDRFGDRGAFFELVLDEIRSRAGDVPVVTKVPAETPAPRLVPRHLDLRDGVALAERLADYGYDAVVPVQTNVFWDMSIVRGAYPKRAWTDDSLQDAYADAFGSRWRALSVRALNRLQARRMDFDAPWNADFCRRVRNRVDVPVLCEGGVRERGEMDRLLGSDGDSSDPPAADAVGMARPFYAEPRLAARLLDAPDRDHVTPDVHVVCESCNNCTVPQATGERGVCRTPSVLRERGRLEKRGAYTLEEQAVDGSEAEDGDVSGR
- the cgi121 gene encoding KEOPS complex subunit Cgi121 is translated as MRVVEGTTVVDDLDGFVAALGDVGDAHDCVVQAFDARYVAGREHLATALRYAARAHRRGDAIARDPAVEVLLYAAGRRQIDRALAMGVSEGEHDVAVVVATDFPDAPLDERDTGQNDSDTAREERDAERECATAVADLLDAPQSLDAGETFAATDRERVREFFDVGDRELTATDAPLADLVRERVVLLSIDH
- a CDS encoding ATP-dependent DNA helicase, giving the protein MKVADVPNLPDAFREQLHDDGIEELYPPQSEAVEAGVTEGANVVASVPTASGKTLVAQMAMLSKVAEGGTALYIVPLRALASEKAEEFREFEAFGVDIGVSTGNYEGTSEWLAEKDVVVATSEKVDSLVRNNASWLGDVSCVVADEVHLVDDRERGPTLEVTLAKLRQLTSDLQVVALSATVGNADVVAEWLDAELVDSDWRPIELKKGVHYGSALHFDGDDEEREVRVRSGEKAEMALVRDALEDGGSSLVFVNSRRNAEAAARRLGDTVAPFLTDDERERCEELAADIRDVSDTETSDDLADAVANGAAFHHAGLASEHRSLVEDAFRARTLKAVSATPTLAAGVNTPARRVVVRDWQRYTGSGMEPLPVLEVHQMMGRAGRPGLDPYGEAVLLAKSHEDLERLSEEYVRADPEELRSKLVAEPALRMHVLSTVASGFARSRSALLEFLRETLYAVQEEDPNRLEALLDDVLRYLETNDFVTRDGDELAATGLGHTVSRLYLDPMSAAEIVDGLKAADGKPTALALFHLVSRTPDMYQLYLKSGDREQYTEEFYEREQEFLGPAPSEFEDARFEDWLSALKTARLMEDWASELDEDTITQRYGVGPGDVRGKTETAEWLLGAAESLATELDLGGDVVVGVREARKRVEDGVREELLDLVGVREVGRKRARRLFDAGIETRADLREAPKATVLAALDGREKTAETVLENAGRQDASMDDVSVDDAPDEVVAATTASGASSESASSSSDDGNDDDQASLGDF